The following are from one region of the Sorghum bicolor cultivar BTx623 chromosome 2, Sorghum_bicolor_NCBIv3, whole genome shotgun sequence genome:
- the LOC8070620 gene encoding protein FEZ codes for MDERADMDKSDEVLLPGFRFHPTDEELISFYLKRKIQQKPVSIELIRQLDIYKYDPWDLPKLASTGEKEWYFYCPRDRKYRNSARPNRVTGAGFWKATGTDRPVYSSEGTKCIGLKKSLVFYKGRAARGIKTDWMMHEYRLPSLNDPSRPKTPKDKNIPANDAWAICRIFKKPNSVAQRVLSHSWGPQSITTTEPELLSALQSIQASHFALESSTCSANRFNSQQCLQENLNNSQDGSPCKVITFNRSLSLPSEKDIHSSYVSKKDIHSSSVILPLEIQSQQKSSDATSVLLSMAPGILNSMNEAIPNTEFGLLEPSNGYIVDWATDSSGGIGNSDGDTYTRKSGNGYSSGNECGIPRKIKFPFNLGVGSPDDWTSNMPCDSLPCSPHPAEMSNSNSTEKYYA; via the exons ATGGATGAGAGAGCTGATATGGACAAGTCTGATGAGGTTCTTCTTCCAGGTTTCCGGTTCCATCCTACAGATGAAGAGCTCATAAGCTTTTATCTCAAGAGAAAGATTCAGCAAAAACCTGTGTCCATTGAGCTCATTAGGCAGCTGGACATCTACAAGTATGATCCATGGGATCTCCCAA AGCTTGCGAGCACCGGGGAGAAGGAATGGTACTTTTACTGCCCAAGGGACCGGAAATATCGGAATAGTGCTAGACCAAATAGAGTCACAGGAGCTGGATTCTGGAAAGCAACAGGAACAGATAGGCCAGTTTACTCTTCTGAAGGGACCAAGTGCATAGGCCTGAAGAAGTCCCTAGTCTTTTACAAAGGGAGAGCAGCGAGAGGAATCAAGACTGACTGGATGATGCATGAGTACAGGCTTCCTTCACTTAATGACCCCTCACGTCCTAAAACACCAAAAGACAAAAATATTCCAGCCAAC GATGCATGGGCTATTTGCAGGATATTTAAAAAGCCTAATTCTGTGGCACAAAGAGTGCTATCTCACTCCTGGGGTCCTCAATCAATTACAACAACAGAACCAGAGCTGTTATCTGCTTTGCAGTCCATACAAGCTTCCCATTTTGCATTGGAAAGCTCCACTTGCTCAGCAAATCGATTCAACAGCCAACAGTGTCTGCAGGAGAATCTTAACAATTCCCAGGACGGCTCTCCATGTAAAGTCATAACTTTCAACCGTAGCCTATCTCTACCATCAGAGAAAGACATCCATAGTAGTTATGTTTCAAAAAAAGACATACATAGTAGTTCAGTCATCTTGCCATTAGAAATACAATCTCAGCAGAAATCATCAGATGCCACATCAGTGCTTCTAAGCATGGCCCCTGGAATACTCAACAGTATGAATGAAGCTATACCAAACACAGAGTTTGGACTGCTTGAACCATCTAATGGATATATTGTTGATTGGGCTACAGACTCGAGTGGAGGTATTGGAAATAGTGATGGTGACACATATACAAGAAAATCTGGTAATGGATACAGTTCAGGCAATGAGTGTGGAAtcccaagaaaaataaaattcccATTTAATTTAGGGGTAGGTTCACCAGATGATTGGACAAGCAACATGCCATGTGATTCTCTCCCTTGTTCCCCACATCCCGCAGAAATGTCCAATAGCAACTCTACTGAAAAATATTATGCATAG
- the LOC110432741 gene encoding uncharacterized protein LOC110432741, with translation MYRYELDQHPISPLRPKTTKHLSLSGPVAASRPATPARHGGTKRTEEVRGPERSPSWPRWVFTSAPGLYDRGGAASRSSGSRATAHRRRRRLELSRSPEAPLVASHRPLWTGSPRPRPAGAGEQRLLSHGASAGLAAQPRSSPSPGPDSCCKCTVHSTGQFEIFHIVGGIGASDMKYCVGCLHRLKMKKKSKAFSRLKKSYDKFASREHEE, from the exons ATGTACCGATATGAGTTAGATCAGCAC CCCATCAGCCCCCTCCGGCCCAAAACAACAAAGCACCTCAGCCTGAGTGGCCCGGTGGCGGCGTCGCGACCGGCGACCCCGGCCCGCCATGGAGGCACGAAGAGGACTGAGGAGGTCCGGGGGCCGGAGCGGAGCCCCTCGTGGCCTCGCTGGGTCTTCACCTCCGCTCCGGGTCTCTACGACCGCGGCGGCGCGGCCAGCAGGAGCAGCGGCAGCAGAGCCACGGCGCATCGTCGGCGGCGGAGGCTGGAGCTTAGCCGCAGCCCGGAGGCGCCCCTCGTGGCCTCACACCGTCCTCTTTGGACTGGCTCTCCACGCCCGCGCCCAGCAGGAGCCGGCGAGCAGCGTCTGCTGAGCCACGGTGCGTCGGCGGGGCTGGCCGCCCAGCCCCGTTCCTCCCCGTCCCCAGGCCCAGACTCCTGCTGCAAGTGCACCGTGCACAGCACAGGACAG tttgaaatatttcataTTGTAGGGGGCATAGGAGCTTCCGATATGAAATATTGTGTGGGATGTCTGCATCGCTTGAagatgaaaaaaaaatctaaagcgTTTTCAAGGCTTAAGAAATCATATGATAAATTTGCCTCGCGAGAGCATGAGGAATGA
- the LOC8070621 gene encoding uncharacterized protein LOC8070621, with translation MAASFPLDRSTLDKWRDHLQDINFWRKGYLNSDAYYSLRKKLVAYKHVHVQWNVGVGPTACFTQAISSIIREEKMRLDGPFDHVIEVDMEQASWSWTSLNIYDRLAFKVAEQLGLLALNQEYNRLKEEDDELRYYTYGIEHGTDALRDLSRSLASQINQKLLGKRYILAVQNLNWPIKIDALTQMVGLPPATWGPSFWLVSTTSEFVYDQSSSSDHECVVQSLSGDDILMLTLYSLHQAAKHIYDVIGDKDEQQWHLVALWCFHYAAMLLVPFSDDITDSIFNSEVVPALPSDNNEIAISSSSLYDEDVPSSLTGLELFLRVANRVEGINPRIAYLCRLYAFDKARRLDPRSTGRGVHQFKTVLRQRLEKENEATLKHRIKQSDYSELTLFWQKYVEKSKQAIQHCGALVEDLSRLNKEYETTTVLSEVLSRFRQQPSGGKLRKDDIISHKHDLICQWAAQGILPTINRSVQETTFEVTNSYHRKIKFNEDNVYQVGNAILEAFLEYSLLQLPFPYEAKADDPTKSAAHFLAYQGLIAEQLTIETFDSDFFQNMPSLQELLLVGCSDLVELPPSIVGLSSLTTLKITRTRIKSFHYWEIFNKMKKLLSLELINGIGGWEFGTEEELKLEGHPTLRSFSLVAAPYIRRLSFNGCRKLESVDTLEELDALEELDLSATGIKELPAHIPNLPRLRQLLLIGVPALRRFPWHALKRLPDIVCLDQSLEGNGVHCSPQVAQMVSTSNSRLFYSFFSHSAYLVRSGHFLKSFYIQVKSFKARFMKTNDEDDMVTSNMLQVSESTYADVNHQYLTGGVSMLVSMDDMLPFRVTERHVEISAVDRYPAGLTHLLEVTKSVCMMNDTHVTSLSGHLSNFNDLEECKLRRCHRMVHVFEVATCLGNNLKNACVSYLKSLTHFYRPPYGRGATKFRALKHIRLEHCPRLEGFMPCDCELPSLVTLDILFCYNLKAIFYNNGHHSSPRHYQFPCLQKIRLQELPLLEHLYVNDAILTAPKWEEFQVRGCWSLHRLPRLHQQPNKTVKVSGEQAWWAKLHWDDDQGDNTPHHRSLYEPSLPPAFTFVREHFVIKSYLR, from the exons ATGGCAGCATCATTTCCATTGGACAGATCCACATTGGATAAATGGCGTGATCATCTACAAGATATCAACTTCTG GCGGAAAGGGTATCTCAACAGCGATGCATATTATAGCTTGCGGAAAAAACTGGTTGCCTATAAGCACGTGCACGTGCAGTGGAATGTCGGAGTCGGACCCACAGCATGTTTTACACAGGCTATATCAAGCATCATTAGGGAGGAAAAGATGAGGTTGGATGGTCCCTTTGATCACGTAATAGAGGTGGACATGGAGCAAGCATCATGGTCATGGACAAGCCTCAACATTTATGACAGACTGGCCTTCAAAGTGGCAGAGCAGCTCGGTCTGCTTGCTCTCAACCAAGAATACAACAGGCTCAAGGAAGAGGATGATGAGCTGCGGTACTATACGTATGGCATAGAGCATGGCACAGACGCACTACGGGACCTATCAAGGTCACTAGCTTCTCAAATCAACCAAAAGTTGTTGGGGAAGAGATACATACTTGCAGTTCAGAACCTAAATTGGCCCATCAAGATTGATGCTTTAACACAGATGGTAGGCCTCCCCCCTGCTACGTGGGGGCCCTCTTTTTGGCTCGTATCTACTACCTCCGAATTCGTCTATGACCAAAGCAGTTCATCAGATCATGAGTGTGTTGTCCAATCCTTAAGTGGAGATGATATATTGATGCTTACTTTATACTCACTGCATCAAGCGGCTAAGCACATATATGATGTGATCGGCGACAAAGACGAGCAGCAATGGCACCTTGTGGCTCTCTGGTGCTTTCACTATGCCGCCATGCTGCTTGTTCCCTTCTCCGATGACATCACCGACTCCATCTTCAATAGTGAGGTCGTCCCCGCCTTGCCCTCTGATAATAATGAGATCGCCATCTCCTCATCATCCTTGTATGATGAGGACGTCCCGTCCTCGCTCACTGGGCTTGAGCTCTTCCTTCGTGTTGCCAACAGGGTGGAGGGCATCAACCCACGCATCGCCTACCTCT GCCGCCTCTATGCCTTCGACAAGGCTCGTCGCCTTGACCCAAGATCTACCGGGCGAGGTGTTCATCAGTTCAAAACCGTACTCCGACAGAGGCTCGAGAAGGAGAATGAAGCCACACTAAAGCATAGGATCAAACAGAGTGACTACAGTGAACTAACTTTGTTCTGGCAGAAATACGTGGAGAAGTCCAAGCAAGCAATACAGCATTGTGGTGCCCTTGTAGAGGACCT GAGTCGCTTAAATAAAGAGTATGAAACTACTACTGTGCTGTCTGAGGTCCTATCTCGTTTTCGGCAGCAGCCTTCTGGTGGTAAACTGCGAAAAGATGATATTATCTCACATAAGCATGACCTTATCTGTCAGTGGGCCGCCCAAGGCATTCTGCCTACCATCAACAGAAGTGTCCAAGAAACAACATTTGAGGTGACAAATAGCTACCacagaaaaataaaattcaatgAAGACAATGTATATCAAGTTGGAAATGCCATCCTTGAGGCTTTTCTGGAGTACTCATTGCTTCAGCTGCCTTTTCCTTATGAAGCTAAAGCTGACGATCCCACTAAGAGTGCTGCACACTTCTTAGCTTATCAGGGCCTCATCGCAGAGCAGCTCACTATAG AAACTTTTGATAGTGACTTCTTCCAGAACATGCCTAGTCTACAGGAGCTCTTGCTTGTCGGTTGCTCCGACCTTGTGGAGTTGCCGCCCTCAATTGTTGGGTTGTCTAGTCTAACAACACTTAAGATCACAAGGACTCGGATAAAGTCTTTCCATTACTGGGAGATATTTAACAAGATGAAGAAGCTCCTATCACTTGAGCTAATTAACGGTATTGGTGGATGGGAGTTCGGAACTGAGGAAGAGCTAAAACTGGAAGGACATCCTACCCTGAGATCGTTCTCGTTGGTAGCCGCACCCTATATAAGGAGATTGTCCTTCAATGGATGTAGAAAGCTGGAGTCTGTGGACACTCTCGAGGAGCTTGATGCTTTAGAGGAGCTTGATCTTTCTGCTACAGGTATCAAGGAGCTTCCAGCCCACATCCCTAATCTACCCCGGCTCCGACAGTTGCTTCTCATAGGTGTTCCTGCTCTTAGACGCTTTCCTTGGCATGCTCTGAAACGACTCCCAGATATTGTCTGCTTGGATCAGAGCTTGGAGGGAAATGGAGTTCATTGCAGTCCACAAGTTGCTCAGATGGTGAGCACCAGCAATTCCAGATTGTTTTATAGCTTCTTCAGTCACAGTGCATATTTAGTAAGGAGTGGACACTTTTTGAAGTCTTTCTACATTCAAGTGAAATCATTTAAGGCCAGATTTATGAAGACCAATGACGAAGATGACATGGTGACCAGCAACATGCTTCAGGTATCGGAATCAACCTATGCTGAtgtaaaccatcagtatcttaCAGGGGGAGTCTCTATGCTGGTGTCAATGGATGACATGCTTCCCTTCCGGGTGACCGAGCGTCATGTGGAGATCTCAGCAGTGGATCGGTATCCTGCTGGTCTAACCCATCTTCTAGAGGTCACCAAGTCGGTATGTATGATGAATGATACCCATGTCACCAGCCTCAGCGGTCATCTGAGTAATTTCAATGATCTAGAGGAATGCAAGCTCAGGCGGTGCCACCGCATGGTTCATGTATTTGAGGTGGCGACATGTCTAGGGAACAATCTGAAGAATGCATGTGTCTCCTATCTCAAAAGTCTCACCCATTTCTACAGACCACCATATGGCCGTGGTGCTACTAAGTTCCGTGCACTCAAGCACATCCGTCTGGAGCACTGCCCAAGGTTGGAGGGCTTCATGCCATGTGACTGTGAGCTGCCAAGCCTCGTGACACTCGACATCCTCTTCTGCTACAACCTGAAGGCAATATTTTACAACAATGGCCATCATTCTTCTCCTCGTCACTACCAGTTCCCTTGCCTCCAAAAGATACGCCTCCAGGAGTTGCCACTGCTGGAGCATCTCTACGTCAACGACGCCATCCTCACCGCGCCCAAGTGGGAGGAGTTCCAGGTCCGTGGGTGCTGGAGCTTGCATCGTCTGCCTCGCCTCCACCAACAACCAAACAAGACCGTGAAGGTGAGTGGGGAGCAGGCCTGGTGGGCAAAGCTACACTGGGACGACGACCAAGGTGACAACACTCCCCACCACCGCAGCTTATACGAGCCCAGCCTGCCTCCGGCGTTCACTTTCGTCCGTGAGCACTTTGTCATCAAAAGCTACCTCAGATGA
- the LOC8060243 gene encoding pentatricopeptide repeat-containing protein At1g74600, chloroplastic produces MHAQPGRLDASSAPASRAHHLLDVMPRRPAADRIAHLPAALAGFVRARAAGSASAWCRFSYGNALAACAAASAPLAFAEQLYCAAWKDGLSRDAYICSTVVDLLAKNGRLGDALRAFEDGDRGSVVCWNTAISGAARNGEHALGVEMFRDMVRGSSCEPNSFTYSGAFSACAAGAELGVGRAVHGMVLRRDPEYDVFVGTSIVNMYVKCGQMGAAMNEFWRMPIRNVVSWTTAIAGFVQEEDPVSAMLLLTEMLRSGVAINKYTATSILLACSQMSMIREANQVHGMIMKTELYLDHVVKEALISTYANVGAVQLCEKVFQEVGTVSNRSIWSAFISGVSRHSLQRSIQLLRRMLCQGLRPNDKCHASVFSSVDSSELGRQLHSLVIRDGFIHAVLVASALSTMYSRCNDLKDSYKVFEEMQERDEVSWTSMVAGFATHGHSAEAFQVLRNMIDEGFTPDDVSLSAILSACNVPECLLKGKEVHGHVLRAYGGTTSINHCLVSMYSKCKDVQTARRLFDATPCKDQIMLSSMISGYATNGYSEEAISLFQLMLAAGFHIDRFLCSSIISICADMARLFYGKLLHGYAAKVGILSDLSVSSSLVKLYSKSGNLDDSRKVFDEIDVPDLVTWTAIVDGYAQHGSSQDALAMFDLMIRCGVKPDTVILVSVLSACGRNGLVEEGFKHFNSMRTVYGVEPVLHHYCCMVDLLGRSGRLVEAKSFIESMPVKPDSMVWSTLLAACRVHDDVVLGRFVENKIREESCDSGCFATMSNIRANSGDWEGVMEIRKSVKDVKKEPGWSLLEE; encoded by the coding sequence ATGCACGCACAACCTGGCCGCCTCGATGCGTCCTCCGCCCCTGCTTCCCGCGCCCACCACCTGCTCGACGTAATGCCGCGCCGCCCCGCCGCGGACCGCATCGCGCACCTCCCCGCCGCGCTCGCAGGCTTCGTCCGTGCGCGCGCTGCGGGGTCTGCCTCCGCGTGGTGCCGATTCTCTTACGGCAACGCGCTGGCCGCCTGtgccgccgcctccgcgccgTTGGCCTTCGCGGAGCAGCTCTATTGCGCAGCCTGGAAGGATGGGCTCTCGCGGGACGCCTACATCTGCAGCACCGTGGTGGACCTGCTCGCCAAGAACGGCCGCCTGGGCGACGCGCTGCGGGCGTTCGAGGACGGGGATCGCGGAAGCGTGGTCTGCTGGAACACGGCTATCTCCGGGGCGGCGCGCAACGGTGAACACGCGCTCGGAGTCGAGATGTTCCGCGACATGGTGAGGGGTTCCTCCTGCGAGCCCAACTCGTTCACGTATTCTGGGGCGTTCAGCGCGTGCGCGGCTGGTGCAGAGTTGGGGGTTGGGAGGGCAGTGCATGGGATGGTGCTCCGGCGTGATCCCGAGTACGATGTCTTCGTTGGGACATCCATCGTTAACATGTATGTGAAATGTGGTCAGATGGGTGCTGCCATGAATGAGTTCTGGAGGATGCCAATCCGGAATGTGGTTTCCTGGACAACTGCAATTGCTGGTTTCGTGCAAGAGGAGGACCCAGTAAGTGCTATGCTGCTGCTTACGGAAATGTTGCGGAGTGGTGTGGCAATTAACAAGTACACAGCTACGAGCATATTGCTCGCCTGCTCTCAGATGTCCATGATACGGGAGGCTAACCAGGTGCACGGCATGATTATGAAGACTGAGCTGTACTTGGATCATGTTGTCAAGGAGGCTTTGATTTCGACATATGCAAATGTTGGGGCTGTTCAGCTCTGTGAGAAGGTGTTTCAAGAAGTTGGCACAGTTAGCAACAGAAGCATCTGGTCGGCTTTCATATCTGGGGTTAGCAGGCATAGCCTACAAAGATCAATTCAGCTGTTAAGGAGGATGTTATGTCAGGGCCTAAGACCGAATGACAAATGCCACGCTTCTGTTTTCAGTTCTGTTGACTCATCTGAGCTTGGCAGACAGCTGCATTCATTGGTCATAAGAGATGGGTTTATTCATGCTGTTCTTGTGGCAAGTGCACTCTCAACCATGTACTCCAGATGTAATGATTTGAAGGATAGCTACAAGGTTTTTGAAGAGATGCAGGAACGGGATGAAGTGTCATGGACATCAATGGTTGCTGGTTTTGCTACACATGGCCATTCAGCTGAGGCATTCCAGGTGTTAAGGAATATGATTGATGAAGGTTTTACACCAGATGATGTGTCGTTAAGTGCCATTCTTTCAGCCTGCAATGTACCAGAGTGTTTGCTCAAAGGGAAGGAAGTTCATGGACATGTCCTTCGTGCCTATGGAGGAACCACGTCCATTAACCATTGCCTTGTTTCCATGTATTCCAAATGTAAAGATGTACAAACAGCTCGAAGACTTTTTGATGCAACTCCATGCAAAGACCAGATCATGTTATCTTCAATGATATCTGGATATGCTACAAATGGTTATAGTGAGGAGGCAATCTCATTGTTTCAGCTTATGTTGGCTGCTGGTTTTCATATAGACAGGTTTTTATGCTCATCTATTATTAGCATCTGTGCTGACATGGCAAGACTATTCTATGGTAAACTGTTACATGGGTATGCAGCCAAAGTAGGCATACTGTCTGATCTATCTGTGAGCAGTTCACTTGtgaagttatattccaaaagtGGCAACCTGGATGATTCTCGTAAAGTTTTTGATGAAATAGATGTTCCGGATTTAGTTACATGGACCGCGATAGTTGATGGATACGCTCAGCATGGAAGCAGTCAGGATGCTTTGGCGATGTTTGATTTGATGATTAGATGTGGGGTAAAACCAGACACTGTCATACTTGTGAGTGTTTTGTCTGCTTGTGGCCGAAATGGTTTGGTTGAAGAAGGCTTCAAACATTTTAATTCAATGAGAACTGTGTACGGGGTTGAGCCAGTGTTGCACCACTACTGCTGTATGGTTGATTTACTTGGTAGATCTGGGAGGCTTGTAGAGGCAAAAAGTTTTATTGAGAGTATGCCTGTGAAACCTGATTCAATGGTGTGGAGCACACTGCTTGCTGCTTGCAGAGTTCATGATGATGTTGTACTTGGACGTTTTGTAGAAAATAAGATCCGTGAAGAAAGTTGTGATTCGGGGTGTTTTGCTACTATGTCAAACATTCGAGCAAATTCTGGAGACTGGGAAGGTGTAATGGAAATAAGAAAATCAGTTAAGGATGTGAAGAAAGAACCTGGATGGAGTTTGTTGGAAGAATAA
- the LOC8060244 gene encoding 60S ribosomal protein L34, with amino-acid sequence MVQRLTYRKRHSYATKSNQTRVVKTPGGKLVYQYTKKRASGPKCPVTGKKIQGIPHLRPAEYKRSRLSRNRRTVNRPYGGVLSGTAVRERIIRAFLVEEQKIVKKVLKLQKTKDKTSSK; translated from the exons ATGGTGCAGCGTCTGACCTACCGCAAGCGGCACAGCTATGCCACAAAGTCCAACCAGACGCGGGTCGTCAAGACCCCTG GTGGTAAGCTCGTGTACCAGTACACCAAGAAGAGAGCCAGCGGGCCCAAGTGCCCCGTGACCGGGAAGAAGATCCAGGGG attccccatctTAGGCCTGCTGAGTACAAAAGGTCCAGGTTGTCTAGGAACCGCAGAACTGTGAACCGCCCATATGGTGGAGTGCTCTCTGGAACTGCAGTTAGAGAAAG GATCATCCGTGCTTTCCTGGTTGAAGAGCAGAAGATTGTCAAGAAGGTGTTGAAATTACAGAAGACCAAAGACAAAACTTCCTCAAAGTAA